One genomic window of Methanosalsum zhilinae DSM 4017 includes the following:
- a CDS encoding ABC transporter ATP-binding protein codes for MLEVKNVNKSYPSGNLFKKRNIDVLQDISFRMRGQETLCIVGESGCGKTTLGKCLVGLEKIDSGVIKAGNDILNSSISGTKLSAAISRIQIIFQNPDMSLNPKKSIYQILAEPLILQKSPKQEFKKIIVDAIESVGMYEKHLSYYPHQLSGGQNQRIAIARSILMAPDILIADEVTSALDVSVQAHIVQLLMKVKKEMSMTLIFISHDLALVKRIADRVMVMKDGRIVELDHTSDIFLNPKHEYTRTLVDNMKKVSLISNFKQLEKPVLA; via the coding sequence ATGCTTGAGGTAAAAAATGTCAATAAATCGTACCCTTCTGGAAATTTGTTCAAAAAGAGAAATATAGATGTATTGCAGGACATCTCTTTCAGGATGAGAGGCCAGGAGACTTTATGTATCGTTGGGGAGAGTGGCTGTGGAAAGACTACGCTGGGTAAATGCCTGGTTGGACTTGAAAAGATCGATTCAGGTGTCATCAAGGCAGGTAATGATATTTTGAACAGCAGCATCAGCGGCACCAAGCTCTCTGCTGCAATATCGCGAATACAGATAATTTTCCAGAATCCGGATATGTCACTCAATCCTAAAAAATCAATTTATCAGATATTGGCCGAACCTCTTATACTCCAGAAAAGTCCAAAACAGGAGTTCAAAAAAATCATTGTGGATGCAATAGAATCCGTAGGAATGTATGAAAAACATTTATCCTATTATCCTCATCAGTTAAGCGGAGGTCAGAACCAGAGGATAGCTATAGCTCGTTCGATACTGATGGCTCCTGATATCCTGATAGCTGATGAGGTAACTTCAGCACTCGATGTTTCTGTTCAGGCACATATAGTTCAACTTTTAATGAAGGTCAAAAAAGAAATGAGTATGACACTGATTTTCATATCACATGATCTTGCACTTGTTAAAAGGATTGCTGATAGGGTCATGGTCATGAAAGACGGACGTATAGTTGAACTTGACCACACCTCTGATATTTTCCTGAATCCCAAACACGAGTATACCAGGACACTGGTGGATAACATGAAGAAAGTGTCTTTGATCAGTAACTTTAAACAACTGGAAAAACCTGTTTTAGCTTAA
- a CDS encoding 4Fe-4S double cluster binding domain-containing protein, with translation MNSKITILCQQVHEILACKDRIIYGFADIGDTEVSLPFSGLKKGIVMGTSLGKSSIQELPQGISREYIDECYRANAELDLLGVQLKDILINEGYNAISLTSSTSDYDPETFKTTFSHKRAATGAGIGWIGKSGLLVTKELGSALRLNTVLTDAPLPTDRAPVTRSECGECTECMTNCPAGAIKGVQWNTSLNRDDLIDVNDCYKECVDAAEKVGFEYPLCGKCIAACPWTIRYTQS, from the coding sequence ATGAATTCAAAAATAACCATTCTCTGCCAGCAAGTACATGAGATACTTGCATGTAAAGATAGAATAATTTATGGATTTGCAGATATTGGTGATACAGAGGTGTCTCTGCCATTCTCTGGATTGAAAAAGGGGATAGTTATGGGTACATCTTTAGGCAAAAGTTCGATACAGGAACTACCCCAGGGTATATCCCGGGAATATATTGATGAATGCTATCGAGCTAATGCTGAACTCGACTTGTTAGGAGTGCAGCTAAAAGATATTTTGATAAATGAAGGATATAATGCAATATCACTGACCTCAAGTACTTCTGATTATGATCCTGAAACTTTCAAAACGACATTCTCTCATAAAAGGGCAGCCACAGGAGCAGGTATTGGGTGGATTGGCAAATCCGGGCTGCTAGTTACAAAGGAGCTGGGGTCAGCTTTACGACTGAATACGGTATTGACAGATGCACCACTACCCACAGATCGTGCTCCTGTAACCAGATCTGAATGTGGTGAATGTACTGAATGTATGACAAACTGTCCAGCCGGTGCCATCAAAGGTGTCCAGTGGAACACATCGCTTAACCGTGATGATCTGATTGATGTAAATGATTGCTACAAAGAATGTGTAGATGCAGCTGAAAAGGTCGGGTTCGAGTATCCTCTGTGTGGTAAATGTATTGCAGCATGTCCCTGGACCATTAGGTATACTCAAAGCTAA
- a CDS encoding FKBP-type peptidyl-prolyl cis-trans isomerase codes for MNSKVVIVLVALIGAVLLSGCADVGIDPGEATVERGDTVSFDYIGMYENGTVFDTSIEDVAIENEIHNPQRQYEPMTFEVGSPNIIEGISTGLIGMTEGEEKTITLEPEEAYGPYREDMIVPITIEEYQEMTGSDELPQPGDVLMTQMGQLPVNDVNETHVKLDTNHPMAGKTLVFDVTVVSIEKGDGSAEDVDVTPDLNL; via the coding sequence ATGAATAGTAAAGTAGTGATAGTGCTGGTTGCACTGATAGGTGCTGTACTCCTGAGTGGATGTGCAGATGTGGGAATTGATCCCGGAGAAGCGACAGTTGAAAGAGGTGATACCGTATCTTTTGATTATATAGGTATGTATGAAAATGGTACTGTTTTTGATACATCCATTGAGGATGTAGCCATTGAGAATGAGATACATAATCCTCAAAGGCAGTATGAACCAATGACATTTGAGGTCGGGTCTCCTAATATAATTGAAGGTATAAGCACAGGTCTAATCGGCATGACCGAGGGTGAGGAAAAAACCATTACACTCGAGCCGGAAGAGGCCTATGGTCCATATCGAGAAGATATGATAGTACCCATTACAATTGAAGAATATCAGGAAATGACTGGCTCTGATGAACTACCCCAGCCTGGAGATGTTCTCATGACTCAGATGGGCCAATTGCCTGTAAATGATGTGAATGAAACTCATGTGAAACTGGATACCAATCATCCAATGGCTGGAAAGACACTGGTATTTGATGTCACAGTTGTTTCAATTGAGAAAGGTGACGGAAGTGCTGAAGATGTGGATGTAACTCCTGATCTGAATCTTTAA
- a CDS encoding carboxymuconolactone decarboxylase family protein, which yields MSFLEKNIPETAEAFNEMRDSILKDGALDSRTKELIAVASSVLMRCEHCTELHSKKALSYGATSEQIAEAISVAMLVAAGSQIGWTDVYDSILNTNKEDQATGTGWG from the coding sequence ATGTCTTTTCTTGAAAAAAATATACCTGAAACCGCTGAAGCTTTCAATGAAATGCGTGATTCGATTCTCAAGGACGGTGCACTTGACAGCAGAACAAAAGAACTCATAGCAGTAGCTTCATCTGTTCTTATGCGGTGTGAACACTGTACTGAACTCCATTCAAAAAAAGCACTTTCATACGGAGCAACCAGTGAACAGATCGCAGAAGCCATATCTGTGGCAATGCTGGTAGCAGCAGGATCCCAGATCGGATGGACAGATGTTTATGACAGTATCCTGAACACCAATAAAGAAGATCAAGCAACTGGAACTGGCTGGGGCTGA
- a CDS encoding flavodoxin family protein, with the protein MKVLVTYVSQTGNTKKVAEAIYDGIDEDKQIMDMGEATGLDEYDLTFIGFPIVQFNAPEDVQKFLTTSTAGKDIALFMTHGAPEDAGPVSDWISTIRNLAKGANIVGTFNCQGEVSQKIMDMLKSSSDPQMQAFADMCASGKGQPDEAKLQKARVFAKDIISQKKAWTE; encoded by the coding sequence ATGAAAGTTTTAGTTACCTATGTTTCTCAGACCGGGAATACCAAAAAGGTTGCAGAGGCAATCTACGATGGGATAGACGAAGATAAACAGATAATGGATATGGGAGAGGCAACAGGGCTTGATGAATATGACCTTACCTTTATAGGATTTCCTATAGTACAGTTCAATGCACCAGAAGATGTGCAGAAATTCTTAACCACCAGCACAGCCGGTAAGGATATAGCTCTGTTCATGACACACGGAGCTCCCGAGGATGCAGGACCGGTATCTGACTGGATATCCACAATAAGGAATCTTGCAAAAGGCGCCAATATTGTGGGTACGTTTAATTGTCAGGGTGAGGTTTCCCAGAAAATAATGGACATGCTCAAAAGTTCCAGTGATCCCCAGATGCAGGCGTTTGCAGACATGTGTGCTTCAGGAAAAGGTCAGCCTGATGAGGCAAAACTGCAGAAGGCACGTGTATTTGCAAAGGATATTATTTCTCAGAAAAAGGCCTGGACTGAATAA
- the tnpB gene encoding IS200/IS605 family element RNA-guided endonuclease TnpB, translating into MLKAYKYRLYPNKNHEEMISQHIGASRFIYNWALENKIKSYEAEGNSISRFALNKMIPELKIEHVWLKNINSQSLQGATLNLDNAFTKFFREKKGFPKFKSRKNPVQSFSVPQHYKVDFENNKIKLPKIGWINAKLHRRYEGKEKTATVSRTSTGKYYISILIDDEKENPVNKSFNIDTTVGVDVGIKDFAITSIGEKIDNPKYLKNSMKRMKVLQKRLSKKKKGSANRQRAKVAVAKLYEKIANQRNDFQHKLSSKLISENQAVALETLNVSGMLKNHCITQSIADASWSSFVKKLEYKAEWYGKTILRIGRFEPSTKICNVCGYHNGKLTLTDRKWQCPDCKTNHDRDINAAINIKKFALDKQNLIGI; encoded by the coding sequence ATGTTGAAAGCCTATAAATATAGATTGTATCCGAATAAAAATCATGAAGAAATGATTTCACAACATATTGGTGCTAGTAGATTCATCTATAATTGGGCTTTAGAAAATAAGATAAAATCATATGAAGCAGAAGGTAATTCTATATCAAGGTTTGCATTGAACAAAATGATACCTGAATTAAAAATAGAACATGTTTGGTTGAAAAATATTAATTCTCAATCATTACAGGGAGCAACACTTAATCTTGACAATGCATTTACAAAATTTTTCAGGGAAAAGAAAGGTTTTCCTAAGTTCAAATCAAGGAAAAATCCAGTTCAATCCTTTTCTGTTCCTCAACATTACAAAGTGGATTTTGAAAATAATAAAATTAAACTACCTAAGATTGGATGGATAAATGCGAAACTACATCGTAGATATGAAGGTAAAGAGAAAACAGCAACAGTAAGTAGAACATCTACTGGAAAATACTATATTAGTATTCTCATCGATGATGAAAAAGAAAATCCTGTAAATAAATCATTCAATATTGATACAACGGTTGGTGTTGATGTTGGAATCAAAGACTTTGCCATTACTTCAATTGGTGAGAAAATTGATAATCCGAAATATCTTAAAAACTCGATGAAAAGAATGAAAGTTTTGCAGAAAAGACTTTCCAAAAAGAAAAAAGGTTCAGCTAATAGACAAAGGGCAAAAGTAGCAGTAGCAAAACTCTATGAAAAAATTGCCAACCAAAGAAATGATTTTCAACATAAGTTATCCTCTAAGCTCATAAGCGAGAATCAAGCGGTAGCATTGGAAACTTTGAACGTTAGCGGTATGTTGAAAAACCACTGTATTACACAAAGTATAGCAGATGCATCATGGAGTTCTTTCGTAAAAAAACTCGAATATAAAGCCGAATGGTACGGAAAAACCATACTACGTATCGGAAGATTCGAGCCAAGTACAAAAATCTGTAATGTTTGTGGCTACCACAACGGAAAGTTAACACTTACAGATAGAAAATGGCAATGTCCCGATTGTAAAACCAATCACGACAGAGATATTAATGCCGCTATTAATATCAAAAAGTTTGCTTTAGATAAGCAGAACTTAATAGGTATTTAG
- a CDS encoding heavy metal translocating P-type ATPase has product MKETVLEIEGMTCASCAKRIEDALKKTEGVSSVNVSLPAEKAFIEYDPDIADTASLIRAIENTGYSATPADQRTRVITANIYDMTCASCAKRVENALSSLSGVHEANVNFAASKATISYDPSALTTDDMKRVVEDIEYSMSFEEEEEADPEQLKISKAARKMWIAASSASVIMVLMTIHMFFVPIPGYFFITAIIAIPSVFIAGADTHRATWKALRHGTANMDTLITMGSLIPYFLSMLGFWFPVTTFVEMAATIMALHLVGRYLETKAKGRASQAIKKLIAMEAKNARIIEDGDEKEVPVKELKIGDVMLIKPGEKIPTDGVVVSGSSTVDESMATGESMPVERGEGDEVIGSTINQQGSLRVRVTKVGKDTFLSQVISMVEQAQGSKVPIQEFADKVTGYFVPAVIIIAVAASISWMLFPEFHISIVEYFSFPWSNTDVPLFTLAILATTAVLVISCPCALGLATPTALMVGSGRGAERGILIRSGEAIQTMKDVKVIAFDKTGTITQGRPQVTDVLPSDSSSSEEVLLYAASLESVSEHPLASAIMQKAEESGVSRKEVQDFESITGKGVKGHIGDHEIIVGNRKILSMFNVDYQEFADRMDELEQAARTVVLVVMDGKVIGILAIADTLKEDSVHAIKAIENIGIKTAMITGDNRKTAEAVAEMVGISHVISDVLPGGKVDEIKKLQSEYGMVAMVGDGINDAPALKQANVGIAIGTGTDIAIESADITLVRGDLKSVVSAIKLSRSTFRKIKENYFWAWIYNAVAIPAAFLGLLHPMIGAAAMAISSLTVVLNSLRLKRTDIDLD; this is encoded by the coding sequence ATGAAAGAAACCGTATTAGAGATTGAAGGAATGACCTGTGCCTCATGTGCAAAGAGGATTGAGGATGCACTAAAAAAAACAGAAGGTGTATCATCTGTAAATGTCAGTCTTCCGGCAGAGAAGGCTTTTATTGAATACGATCCGGATATTGCTGATACAGCATCACTTATCAGGGCAATTGAAAATACCGGTTACAGTGCAACTCCTGCAGATCAGAGGACCAGAGTGATCACTGCAAATATTTATGATATGACCTGCGCATCATGTGCAAAAAGGGTTGAAAATGCATTATCCTCTCTTTCTGGAGTTCATGAGGCAAATGTCAACTTTGCTGCATCAAAGGCCACGATTTCCTATGATCCTTCAGCCCTGACCACTGATGATATGAAAAGGGTGGTTGAGGACATAGAATACAGTATGAGCTTTGAAGAAGAAGAGGAAGCCGATCCTGAGCAGCTTAAGATCAGTAAAGCAGCACGGAAGATGTGGATTGCAGCATCTTCTGCCAGTGTCATTATGGTTCTAATGACAATCCATATGTTCTTTGTCCCCATACCTGGCTACTTTTTTATCACTGCAATTATTGCAATTCCCTCGGTTTTCATAGCTGGTGCAGATACTCACAGGGCTACATGGAAAGCACTAAGGCACGGAACTGCCAATATGGATACTCTGATCACCATGGGATCTCTGATCCCCTATTTCCTGAGCATGCTCGGGTTCTGGTTCCCTGTAACCACTTTCGTGGAAATGGCAGCCACTATCATGGCACTTCATCTTGTAGGTAGATATCTTGAGACTAAAGCAAAGGGCAGGGCATCCCAGGCTATAAAGAAATTGATCGCTATGGAAGCAAAAAATGCCCGCATAATCGAAGATGGTGATGAAAAGGAGGTTCCTGTAAAAGAACTGAAGATTGGCGATGTTATGTTGATAAAACCTGGAGAAAAGATTCCTACAGACGGTGTGGTGGTTTCCGGGAGCAGCACTGTAGATGAATCCATGGCTACCGGGGAATCGATGCCGGTTGAAAGAGGAGAAGGTGATGAGGTCATAGGATCAACGATTAACCAGCAAGGTTCTCTTCGTGTCAGGGTTACAAAAGTTGGAAAGGATACTTTTCTATCCCAGGTCATATCAATGGTTGAACAGGCTCAGGGCTCAAAGGTTCCGATCCAGGAGTTTGCAGATAAGGTAACCGGATATTTTGTACCTGCTGTCATTATTATTGCAGTAGCTGCATCGATATCATGGATGCTGTTTCCTGAATTCCATATTTCGATTGTTGAGTACTTCAGTTTTCCCTGGAGTAATACTGATGTTCCTCTTTTTACACTTGCAATCCTTGCCACCACTGCAGTACTTGTAATTTCGTGTCCATGTGCCCTTGGCCTGGCAACCCCTACAGCCCTCATGGTTGGAAGCGGTAGAGGAGCAGAGCGAGGGATCCTGATCCGCAGTGGAGAGGCAATACAGACTATGAAGGATGTAAAGGTCATTGCTTTTGATAAGACCGGAACGATAACGCAGGGCAGACCGCAGGTAACTGATGTCCTGCCTTCAGACTCTTCCTCAAGTGAGGAGGTGCTATTGTATGCAGCAAGTCTGGAATCCGTATCTGAACACCCTCTGGCATCTGCTATAATGCAAAAAGCAGAGGAATCCGGAGTTAGCCGCAAGGAAGTGCAGGATTTTGAATCCATAACCGGCAAGGGTGTAAAGGGTCATATCGGGGATCATGAGATTATTGTGGGGAATCGCAAAATCCTCTCCATGTTCAATGTCGATTACCAGGAGTTTGCAGATAGGATGGATGAACTTGAACAGGCTGCCAGAACTGTTGTACTGGTGGTAATGGATGGGAAAGTTATCGGTATCCTTGCAATTGCAGATACTCTGAAAGAAGATTCTGTTCATGCAATAAAAGCAATTGAAAATATAGGTATAAAAACAGCGATGATCACAGGGGATAACCGGAAAACTGCAGAGGCGGTTGCAGAAATGGTTGGCATAAGTCATGTTATTTCTGATGTGCTGCCAGGCGGAAAGGTGGATGAAATCAAAAAACTGCAGTCTGAATATGGTATGGTGGCAATGGTTGGTGACGGGATAAACGATGCTCCTGCACTCAAGCAGGCTAATGTTGGCATTGCCATTGGTACAGGTACAGATATAGCAATAGAATCTGCTGATATCACGCTTGTAAGAGGGGATCTGAAATCTGTTGTTTCTGCTATTAAATTATCAAGGTCAACATTTAGAAAGATCAAGGAAAACTATTTCTGGGCCTGGATATACAATGCAGTGGCCATACCCGCAGCATTTCTGGGATTGCTGCATCCAATGATCGGAGCAGCTGCAATGGCAATCAGTTCACTGACTGTTGTACTCAACTCGCTCAGGCTCAAACGAACGGATATTGACCTGGATTGA
- a CDS encoding SHOCT domain-containing protein has product MYRMMEFYGVGPGYMVLWMLFWILLIIGAVLLIVWLVDRSRNTGKEDFSPIEIARRRYARGEITREEFEEIKKNLE; this is encoded by the coding sequence ATGTATAGGATGATGGAGTTTTACGGAGTAGGTCCAGGGTATATGGTGTTATGGATGCTTTTCTGGATACTGCTGATCATTGGTGCTGTACTGCTTATTGTATGGCTGGTTGACAGAAGCAGAAATACTGGAAAGGAAGATTTTTCTCCAATTGAGATTGCCAGAAGAAGATACGCTAGGGGTGAGATAACCAGGGAAGAGTTTGAGGAGATCAAAAAGAATCTGGAGTGA
- a CDS encoding c-type cytochrome, translating into MKSSWLLPVAAVLIIAGAAGLIFISSTIYSDYPRYQGEPYLPDGYIPNDFESNGERIYFTGLNETGKRIEFTGGPQWLYVHGGSCVSCHGVDARGGTVMMRGFVTAPDITYQTLTQVHDDHLPYTEESIKRAIRDGIDPAGNPLDWFMPRWRMTDQDMDDLIEHLKTL; encoded by the coding sequence ATGAAAAGTTCATGGTTATTACCTGTGGCTGCAGTACTGATCATTGCTGGAGCGGCAGGACTGATCTTTATTTCATCCACTATTTATTCAGATTACCCGAGATACCAGGGAGAGCCATATCTTCCAGACGGATACATACCGAATGATTTTGAATCCAATGGTGAGAGAATATATTTTACAGGCCTGAATGAGACTGGTAAGAGAATTGAGTTTACAGGTGGGCCCCAATGGCTCTATGTACATGGTGGAAGCTGTGTAAGCTGTCATGGAGTGGATGCCCGGGGAGGTACAGTGATGATGAGGGGCTTTGTCACAGCACCAGATATTACCTACCAGACTCTTACTCAGGTACATGACGATCATCTTCCATATACTGAGGAATCAATAAAAAGAGCTATCAGGGATGGAATTGATCCTGCAGGAAACCCTCTTGACTGGTTCATGCCCAGATGGAGGATGACTGATCAGGACATGGATGACCTGATAGAACATCTGAAAACACTTTAA
- a CDS encoding DUF4198 domain-containing protein, giving the protein MKNVYKKGLISLLVLLMIMPLACAHNLYIETDTSPGIPVNTPHEIDAKILFGHPDDPESFYLADMRDIMIYTPDGTSYNLDPEARDNYWLVQIILEQPGDYILVAERQPSVYNPKSHGGPDEPRLTVEHAKTVINAGTQENWYLTPDIEFDVVPLVNPYNLRSGDTFKAQILFNGEPIEGTYMAAPADQDIHSQNQAGKTDENGIFSVTIDKPGMWQVQGQFAVEEPGTWEGTHYEYTAYRTTMTLWANPSHDSRVSELEYQLNEVQDANSKLQKEVNHISSHLESASQASSQPLAYAGFGIALMALVLVGWIMISQKRK; this is encoded by the coding sequence ATGAAAAATGTATATAAAAAAGGATTAATTTCATTACTGGTACTGCTGATGATCATGCCTCTGGCATGTGCACATAACCTGTATATAGAAACTGATACCAGTCCAGGAATACCTGTCAACACACCACATGAGATTGATGCAAAAATTCTTTTTGGACATCCGGATGATCCTGAATCATTCTACCTTGCAGATATGAGGGATATAATGATCTACACACCGGATGGAACTTCTTACAATCTTGATCCGGAAGCCAGAGACAATTACTGGCTAGTGCAGATTATACTGGAGCAGCCTGGAGACTACATTCTGGTTGCAGAAAGACAGCCTTCAGTCTACAATCCAAAATCACACGGTGGACCTGACGAACCAAGATTAACAGTTGAACATGCAAAGACAGTAATTAATGCAGGCACACAGGAAAACTGGTATCTAACACCAGATATTGAATTTGATGTGGTACCTCTGGTAAATCCCTATAATCTAAGATCAGGAGATACCTTCAAGGCTCAGATTCTGTTTAATGGAGAACCAATTGAGGGCACATATATGGCAGCTCCTGCAGATCAGGATATCCACAGCCAGAACCAGGCAGGAAAAACGGATGAAAATGGAATATTCTCAGTTACCATAGACAAACCAGGAATGTGGCAGGTTCAGGGGCAGTTTGCTGTGGAAGAACCCGGGACATGGGAAGGCACACACTATGAATACACGGCATACAGAACCACAATGACCCTGTGGGCAAATCCTTCGCATGATAGCCGGGTCAGTGAACTTGAATACCAGCTAAATGAAGTGCAGGATGCAAACAGCAAGCTCCAGAAGGAAGTAAACCACATATCCTCACATCTTGAATCCGCCAGTCAGGCCAGTTCACAGCCTCTTGCATACGCAGGATTTGGTATTGCACTGATGGCACTTGTGCTGGTAGGATGGATCATGATTTCACAGAAGAGAAAATAA